In a genomic window of Cydia fagiglandana chromosome 8, ilCydFagi1.1, whole genome shotgun sequence:
- the LOC134666905 gene encoding protein timeless-like — MEWVLKSPQVHSVFSNLGFMHAGAYHINDNCNAALETILHNILTEDKYLRTYRRSINFGRFIKKALIPLLIHAKEDKTIELLVRILVNLSIPIECLLSVEITSQSDFGLHIVFELNQLLTAAKAAFTGPQATKVVVDFLKKNVDPDQPKVSLERCTNISNSLLLLRNILHIPEDVQSPFSGNNGSGHAVQNQILWNMFSQNVDKVLIKLMIIPESTNWGVTMVQLVALMYKDQRVVTLHKLLNMWLESCNSESSEDNESNTSPLERGSEDSSLMLTSDPTSDSSDPVGSAKSNDEPNSETNGWGMSENNTVKDENQQFPDENDIHMRDLDASISDENMKSVNEEKVVSEYAPAETSNNQQPTKAEKKGKGKLPEIENQGSISTSSNDDEITLKKPVHQKPHNPKQRVNTKARTSNSSNVTTLEERKRKKITKRIKANIINIQGLTHKAPTDDDLSYVLKEFTVDFLLKGYNSLVQTLHSQILTNVLLEIDTSHFFWLVTYFLKFAIQIEVDLEAISGVLSFDIVSYLTAEGVNLCEQFELDVKLDRNDLKLSSRRLHLVVTAIRELVQAIEMYKKFPHISASDKDTLITLQNKMCETDELRSLLVLLLRHYNPKYNSKQYLQDLVVTNHIVLTFLDSAMKNPNYTGSTDIVEHIKQFAAPEIMYQYGLLLEDYAVNGEYVNDCVFTIMHHVVGEGDCLTSLYLPKILKTFTSIWKSEFEVCDDWSDLIQYVINTFTNNSLSTIVNFRMDTKKDPQPAAKGGKKRSLHSSASQSSKTRWSEHEQSDLNWYYLQCNTHPDVIGEILRCLKERGTVKSRYSVIRELYKRNIINKEEYEKLSKSEVKADRGAKMNKEMRYVEIGKLCEQLRQDGKTKCLDWVQQVLLETCYAKLQIEKKYRSECGTTAGHTGIHQFKLFNQGYNSPVMSPVSYHALLLNQSVPLVPWNRGQASMCKDLKFLQLLHKLGFQMPVDTGKVFIRIPHVWSADILYEVAGKVAVIDATKLKFSITDITSSGSKNAKQRCNSPLSTPPSDVISTVTAPDNFYEIHKQKHLAAIMNFTPRPGSSFNTDVQNESNLSWLAVVQQAQELKLICNVGRVLEDVEELTQAKVPTAVQRAASAPVLPAASAPVLQEECSELEDNSSSMEDVEQQTQSKVPAAVQRAASAPVLPAGSAPVLPEVMPPKDCIAQFSELEDNNSDSETESVASDLTRMYVSDEEEKLEIALRPSVTANTIGDGEASRAERPLRRVIRGRRSNFLKKT, encoded by the exons ATGGAGTGGGTACTTAAGAGTCCACAGGTCCATAGCGTATTCAGCAATCTTGGCTTTATGCACGCTGGTGCATATCACATAAACGACAACTGTAATG ctGCCCTAGAAACTATTTTACACAATATTTTAACTGAAGACAAGTATCTACGGACATACCGCAGGAGCATCAATTTCGGGCGATTCATAAAAAAAGCCTTAATACCTCTTTTGATACACGCTAAGGAAGATAAAACTATAGAATTACTAGTGAGAATACTAGTCAATTTGTCAATACCCATAGAATGCTTGCTATCCGTTGAAATAACATCGCAATCAGATTTTGGTTTGCATATAGTATTTGAATTAAACCAGTTACTGACCGCCGCGAAAGCGGCTTTTACTGGCCCGCAAGCTACAAAAGTAGTTGTAgactttttaaagaaaaatgTGGATCCTGATCAACCAAAAGTGTCACTGGAACGATGTACAAATATAAGTAACAGTCTCTTATTATTAAGAAACATACTGCATATACCAGAGGATGTTCAAAGTCCGTTTTCGGGCAACAATGGATCTGGCCACGCCGTGCAAAATCAGATTCTCTGGAACATGTTTAGCCAAAACGTTGATAAAGTACTGATTAAGCTTATGATTATACCGGAATCG ACTAATTGGGGAGTGACAATGGTACAACTTGTAGCACTGATGTATAAGGATCAGCGTGTTGTTACGTTGCACAAACTTCTCAATATGTGGCTGGAGTCTTGTAATTCTGAGAGTTCAGAAGACAATGAAAGTAACACTTCGCCACTGGAGAGAG GTAGTGAAGATTCGTCTCTTATGCTGACATCAGATCCGACGTCAGATTCGTCAGATCCGGTTGGTTCCGCAAAAAGTAACGATGAACCAAATTCGGAGACCAATGGGTGGGGAATGTCCGAAAACAATACAGTGAAAGATGAGAATCAACAGTTTCCTGATGAGAACGATATTCACATGAGGGACCTAGATGCGTCAATTAGCGATGAAAATATGAAGTCTGTTAAT GAAGAAAAAGTGGTGTCAGAATATGCACCAGCCGAAACAAGTAATAATCAGCAACCAACAAAAGCTGAGAAGAAGGGAAAAGGGAAATTACCTGAAATCGAAAATCAAGGGTCAATTTCTACTTCAAGCAACGATGACGagataactttaaaaaaaccaGTTCATCAAAAACCTCACAATCCTAAACAAAGAGTGAACACCAAGGCACGGACTTCTAATAGTTCTAATGTGACAACATTAGAAGAGAGAAAGCGTAAAAAGATAACTAAAAGGATTAAAGCGAACAT CATAAACATACAAGGGCTCACTCATAAGGCTCCAACAGATGATGACTTATCCTATGTACTTAAAGAATTTACTGTTGACTTTTTACTCAAGGGTTACAACTCCTTGGTACAAACACTACATAGTCAAATCCTCACAAACGTATTGTTGGAAATCGATACGTCCCATTTTTTCTGGTTGGTGACTTATTTTCTGAAGTTTGCTATCCAAATCGAAGTGGACTTAGAAGCAATTTCCGGTGTATTATCATTTGATATAGTATCGTATTTGACCGCTGAGGGTGTTAATTTATGTGAACAATTTGAACTGGATGTTAAACTAGACAGAAATGACTTGAAGCTAAGTAGCCGCCGTCTTCATCTG GTTGTTACAGCCATCAGAGAGTTGGTACAAGCTATTGAAATGTACAAAAAGTTTCCGCATATTAGTGCCAGCGATAAAGACACCCTTATAACATTACAAAACAAAATGTGTGAAACCGACGAATTGAGGTCACTTTTAGTGCTTCTGTTACGTCACTATAATCCGAAATACAATTCCAAGCAGTATTTACAG GACCTCGTTGTAACGAACCACATAGTGCTGACGTTTTTGGATAGCGCCATGAAAAACCCAAACTACACCGGTTCTACCGACATTGTAGAACACATTAAACA GTTCGCGGCCCCTGAAATAATGTACCAATACGGGCTATTGCTAGAAGACTACGCCGTGAACGGGGAGTACGTGAACGACTGCGTGTTCACGATCATGCACCACGTGGTGGGGGAGGGGGACTGTTTGACCAGTTTATATCTACCCAAGATATTGAAGACGTTCACTTCTATTTGGAAGTCTGAATTTGAAGTTTGCGAC GATTGGTCTGACTTAATACAATACGTGATAAACACATTCACAAACAATTCGTTGTCGACTATTGTCAATTTTAGAATGGATACAAAGAAAGATCCCCAGCCTGCGGCCAAAGGGGGGAAGAAAAGGTCTCTACACAGCAGTGCGAGTCAGTCATCTAAAACAAG GTGGTCTGAACATGAACAGTCAGATTTAAATTGGTATTATCTGCAATGCAACACTCATCCAGATGTCATCGGCGAGATATTAAGATGCCTTAAAGAACGCGGCACAGTTAAGTCTAGATATTCTGTGATCAGAGAATTATACAAGcgaaatataataaacaaagaggaatacgaaaaactgtctaAGTCTGAAGTTAAGGCCGATAGGGGCGCTAAAATGAACAAAGAAATGAGGTATGTCGAGATTGGAAAGCTTTGTGAGCAACTGCGACAAGATGGGAAAACGAAGTGTTTGGACTGGGTTCAACAAGTTTTACTTGAAACTTGTTACGCAAAATTGCAAATTGAGAAGAAGTACCGTAGCGAATGCGGCACGACCGCGGGCCACACGGGTATCCACCAGTTCAAGTTGTTTAATCAAGGGTACAATTCGCCAGTGATGTCTCCTGTGTCCTATCACGCTCTAC TTCTTAACCAGTCTGTGCCCCTGGTACCGTGGAATCGTGGACAAGCTTCAATGTGCAAGGATTTAAAGTTTTTGCAACTGCTACACAAATTGGGGTTTCAAATGCCGGTTGACACCGGCAAAGTATTCATAAGGATACCGCACGTCTGGTCAGCTGATATCTTGTACGAAGTAGCTGGCAAAGTCGCTGTTATTGATGCAA CAAAACTAAAATTCTCCATCACCGATATAACTAGTAGCGGGTCTAAGAACGCTAAGCAGCGGTGCAACTCGCCGCTATCGACGCCCCCCAGCGACGTCATATCGACGGTCACCGCACCAGACAACTTCTATGAGATACACAAGCAGAAACATCTCGCTGCTATCATGAATTTTACGCCTAG GCCAGGGTCGTCGTTCAACACGGATGTCCAAAACGAAAGCAATCTTAGTTGGCTGGCAGTGGTGCAACAGGCTCAGGAGCTCAAATTGATTTGTAACGTGGGAAG AGTTTTGGAAGACGTGGAGGAGCTAACGCAGGCGAAGGTGCCGACGGCGGTGCAGCGAGCAGCGTCCGCGCCCGTCCTGCCAGCGGCGTCCGCGCCCGTCCTGCAAGAGGAGTGCTCGGAATTGGAGGATAACAGCAG TTCCATGGAAGACGTGGAGCAGCAAACGCAGTCGAAGGTGCCTGCAGCGGTGCAGCGAGCGGCATCCGCGCCCGTTCTGCCAGCGGGGTCAGCGCCCGTCCTGCCCGAAGTCATGCCTCCCAAGGACTGCATCGCTCAGTTCTCGGAGTTGGAGGATAACAACAG CGACAGCGAAACTGAATCAGTTGCATCAGACCTAACCCGCATGTACGTTTCGGACGAAGAGGAAAAATTGGAAATAGCACTTCGGCCTAGCGTCACGGCGAACACCATCGGCGATGGCGAGGCCAGCCGCGCCGAGCGCCCGCTCCGGCGAGTGATCCGGGGTCGACGCTCCAACTTTCTGAAGAAAACCTAA